The Gouania willdenowi chromosome 5, fGouWil2.1, whole genome shotgun sequence sequence tattaatttttttttcctgtctaggagtgtgacgatatctcgatacggcgatagtgcgcaaaaatattgcgatatatcgattatcgatatgcttgcgctaagtatcaatttttaatttaaaaatatatatatattttttttcaaaaccttttctgcttttttactaaaatgtgctggtacgtcttcacagaaattttgccactgtttgttgaaggaaccaatatatttactggaatattgcactataatggtgtcactggtaaaaaaaagaccctattttttgtttatagaaagcactattggagaaacttattcgtttacattggtatgttgacacttatttacagaaatgtggcactaaaatagtgtcactgttcataggacactttttcaatttattgtctttcagagatataaaattaaaaaaatattttttcacttaatcttttttttttcttgttatgtcagattattggagattgatttctgaccaatatattgattgtcgcagtatcgtcatatcacgatataatcgttattgtgagctttgtatcgcacATCTATCATGAGGTTCCCAACTCTACTCCTGTCTAAAACAAAGCGGCTCCCGTCGTGGTGTAGAGTAGACCGGCTCTTAGAGCCGGTTCGTTCGCGACAGACACACCACTATTATCCTTGTAATTCCTCTGCGTGAGATATACATGGTGTGGCGTGTGAACAGGTTAAAATGCGTGTCTCTTGGGAGCTGTGGTTTAAGTCCGACACTTCCGTATCCGTGAACTTTGTCGGGAAGCGAGCTCGGCTTTAGCTGGATGCTAAATCCGGCATACGGAGGTACTCAGGCCCGAGGATGCTTTTGGCCTCGGTTTGGCCCAGGCTGGCTgaacttgtatttttatttatattttttgtaaagcTGGAAGTCATTATCAGGACCAGAAAGAGGCGTAAGGTGTGTCACACACacgttattaaaaaaaaaaaaaaaaaaaaaatctggaaatAAAGCATTGGAAATAATGATTGAAACGTTTAATTTTCACCCGTCGAAGCACTTCCTACTTCTTTTCGGCTCACTAGCACACTCCCTCCCGGTAAAATAGATGTTTTAGGCCTGTTTGTCCAATAATAATGTGCTTTTACAATACGCATTTCGTCATTGGTCGCAGCTTCGCGGAACATGGTAGTCATGGTAATTCAGTCTAAAATGAAAGCGCTGTCATCTTCGATTCAGATTCTACATGAGTGGATTTAAAACAGTGTCGGAATCAGAAACTACTACTAAAATTGATCTAATACCCTATTAACAGCCCGTAAAGATGGACCAGCAGATGTCcccagtgagcaacgtttgtaaaGAAGGTGAGTTTCTGTTAATATTGTAAACTTTAAGAACTAATTCTGTGATATTCCTTATTGAAGTTAGCAAATAATCTGTCTGCcgttcattctttggttattttgttttaaaaccaaatcaagacAACAattaaacagtgtggttattgtGTTTCACTGACTTAAATCCAACcagaaatacagaaagaaaaagaaaaaaaaccagacaagcagcgttaatataataatatatataataatatgaaaTTATTTACATATTAAATAGTATTCCTGtctgaatgagctgatattgtaaagagatttggaactactttgtcataaaagctcTATTTAAATCTAGTCCGTTTAAACATTTACCATCCGCAGCAATTTTAAATGAGGGCATCTTTCTGTTTCTGTGGGCATATTTCAGTTTGTAGCAGAAAAAACATCCTACATGTATAAATTGTGTGTTCCTCACCCTCTgtataatattttgttttattgtatttaaaaaaaaaaaaaaaaatatatatatatatatatataccgtgaccctgttaaacgggaataagcgggtatgaaaatggatggatggatggatatagatatatatatatatatatatatttttttttatatatcctATTTATATCTGCTTTTATCTTGTTCtgtacagtgtccttgggtgaCCTGAAAGGCACTTTAACGTTGAATGCATTATTCTTATTCTGTGTTatccttgagtgtgtgtgtttagattagTATTGCATCGATCATAAAATTGGTGAAATCCGTGTTGCAAATAAGCTTAGGTTTGATTAAAGGTTTATTAGCTTTGCTTCTGTGGTGGGCTTTAtaatttactttacttttgaTTGATGCTCTCAGGAAAAATTGTCTCATCATAGCTGATCACAGGTCtaattaaaagcagaaatacagaTAATGTGAAATGAAGTCATACAATGTggcctttcattcttttttctgGGTAATGAATCAGACTCCACCACCATGTGGGATGTGAAAGTCGGTCCATCCGTGCCATCCAGCGCACCTCTGCCTGAAGCCAacaatggtcatgtgaccattcaGCTTCAGTATCTGGAGAATGTTATGGAAGCGTTATGGCAGCACCAGTTTTCGTTGCCTTTTCGCCAGCCAGTTGATGCAGAGGCTCTGTGTATCCCAGTAAGTAGTGAAATGttcaccacaaacaaaatatgatGATGTCATAAGTTAGGTTACTCAGggcatttgcttttttttttttttcttttcaggaTTATTACACAATCATCAAAAGTCCAATGGATCTGGGCACCATAAGGAAGCGTCTGCAGAACGGATACTACTGCACAGCACAGGACTGCATAAAGGACTTTGACACAATGTTTAACAACTGCTACGTCTACAACAAGGTATGAGGTTACATTTGGCCTTACAGTGGTGGTAACTGAGGCCCTGTTTACACCACAacattttgctcttgtttttgtttccaaaagttACACATTCACACAGCCACGTTTTCAAAACATGAGACCACTGGAAACATCAATAActatgtagtatacatgccaggccaatagatggagGTGTGGTTTCCAACACCTTTtcatctaatgtcacatgtgATGAGGcatcattgtcacttttaaccttacctcaccattttaaccacattcacgatttgtcatgcccattatttgccagttctaattgttcctactttttaaattacatttactcaaAGGAGTGTGTGCTTTTCATTGTACGGCTCTTTCATGGTGCATTTTGTCCCTTTTCATTTTCTCCAAAGGCTGGAGACGATATTGTTGTGATGGCACAGACTCTGCAGAAGCTCTTTTTGCAGAAATTGTCAAAAATGTCGACGGAAGATGTGGACACAGAACTGGAAGAAGGGGAACCAGTGAGGAAGATGAAAAAGACACATTCaagtactttaaaaaaacttatttaaagtttaaaatgacCAATATAAATGTCTagctttcatttaattttttaatattttatttatttttaaattttttgtattGTGATCTAgactgaagttagtgagtaaataacggactgttgaaggactcccacccaaaagggcttatattctcagggtttgtgtgtcttcaacagtccgtggtGCTTACTGTAAACAAAAGACGTTTACATTGATATCTTTAACTTGCCTGAATTTTTAGAGCCGGAGTCATTTTGACTGATAAAGCTGCTAAGTGATCTGAAAAGCTGCTAAaatatctaaaaatcaggctgaatgtttcactccaatagaatacaatggaatgtttacaggcagtagggccgtgtgacatcatcaatcatgtgatttcaagatgaaggaacacaggctctgCACTGTGCACTGATAGTCTGTTAATGTTCTGTGTTGCAGGATCTTTACAGAGTTCTCTGGTGTCAGAGGTGCTTAAGGAGCAGAGAGTGACGGCCATTCCTCCTGATATTCCTCAGTTTCAAGCACTTAAGA is a genomic window containing:
- the LOC114463160 gene encoding bromodomain testis-specific protein-like isoform X4 — encoded protein: MDQQMSPVSNVCKEDSTTMWDVKVGPSVPSSAPLPEANNGHVTIQLQYLENVMEALWQHQFSLPFRQPVDAEALCIPDYYTIIKSPMDLGTIRKRLQNGYYCTAQDCIKDFDTMFNNCYVYNKAGDDIVVMAQTLQKLFLQKLSKMSTEDVDTELEEGEPVRKMKKTHSRSLQSSLVSEVLKEQRVTAIPPDIPQFQALKRSPVQNDAPENSLKARCKTQQAQSVVSHDLRREGEAQTGRLHSGW
- the LOC114463160 gene encoding bromodomain testis-specific protein-like isoform X3, yielding MDQQMSPVSNVCKEDSTTMWDVKVGPSVPSSAPLPEANNGHVTIQLQYLENVMEALWQHQFSLPFRQPVDAEALCIPDYYTIIKSPMDLGTIRKRLQNGYYCTAQDCIKDFDTMFNNCYVYNKAGDDIVVMAQTLQKLFLQKLSKMSTEDVDTELEEGEPVRKMKKTHSRSLQSSLVSEVLKEQRVTAIPPDIPQFQALKRSPVQNDAPENSLKMELQINNLKREHNYSKRPNKFKDPTFTGFTHTHALQLRTCTHSVTHIRLKYVCLKANV
- the LOC114463160 gene encoding bromodomain testis-specific protein-like isoform X2, producing the protein MDQQMSPVSNVCKEDSTTMWDVKVGPSVPSSAPLPEANNGHVTIQLQYLENVMEALWQHQFSLPFRQPVDAEALCIPDYYTIIKSPMDLGTIRKRLQNGYYCTAQDCIKDFDTMFNNCYVYNKAGDDIVVMAQTLQKLFLQKLSKMSTEDVDTELEEGEPVRKMKKTHSRSLQSSLVSEVLKEQRVTAIPPDIPQFQALKRSPVQNDAPENSLKMELQINNLKREHNYSKRPNKFKDPTFTGFTHTHALQLRTCTHSVTHIRLKYARCKTQQAQSVVSHDLRREGEAQTGRLHSGW
- the LOC114463160 gene encoding bromodomain testis-specific protein-like isoform X1, encoding MDQQMSPVSNVCKEDSTTMWDVKVGPSVPSSAPLPEANNGHVTIQLQYLENVMEALWQHQFSLPFRQPVDAEALCIPDYYTIIKSPMDLGTIRKRLQNGYYCTAQDCIKDFDTMFNNCYVYNKAGDDIVVMAQTLQKLFLQKLSKMSTEDVDTELEEGEPVRKMKKTHSRSLQSSLVSEVLKEQRVTAIPPDIPQFQALKRSPVQNDAPENSLKMELQINNLKREHNYSKRPNKFKDPTFTGFTHTHALQPDAKRNKPSPSSPMTYDEKEKLKLDVYILAGDQTEELFKIICSMEPFLWSSNLEELDVDFDMLQDSTLRALQSIVEQLKQEKSDEIQ